A region of Paenibacillus sp. 37 DNA encodes the following proteins:
- a CDS encoding methyl-accepting chemotaxis protein translates to MKKRIRNWFTLTVKKRLIAALLLFLIVPSITVGWLSYQKAADQVKQEIIRSAQAKTEMLSLQINQMLDMEKDNAAQMAAGMTSNDIINKSPALQRQMDRMSQSHKELGVLTAGAEDGSWMKSPESEEQNYDPRERSWYTMGMSQDEPVISDTFQSASTGEWVVTAAVKLADGKGVFGANVSLNHLKESVDQIRIGKAGKLYMLDNGGKFLFHYNIESGTQSDESYINEMYTKESGTVKYTYDGHEVEAVYFTNPVTGWKIVGEMVPSEATEAVMPILIRSITIVASALVIGLILLVFIIRSIHRPLLQLTQAASKVSAGDLTVRVGLQRRDEFGLLGESFDTMTTSLRNVLGEVHDTSSQLAASSEELMASSEQTSKATEQVAELMQDAAAGTTLQNNSLAATGQLVGEMSIGVKEISSSAEDTARIALDASTKSEAGMVTVEEAVTHIQQVNDESKAMSVVIEDLRAKNEEILVIVAEITAIAKQTNILALNASIEASRAGEQGRGFAVVANEVKTLAHSSGASAERINELMHEMQEKTNAVQSTFARTGEGMVKSSQMITEAGEAFNNIRTAVQLVAAQAGEVSAASRQIDGGMSHVNKAVSDTMVLSDRIASGTEDGSAAAQEQLATMEEVAASSAALSRMAEDLQSMIERFKL, encoded by the coding sequence ATGAAGAAAAGGATTCGAAATTGGTTTACTTTAACCGTAAAAAAACGCCTGATTGCTGCATTGCTCCTGTTCCTGATTGTACCGAGCATTACCGTTGGTTGGTTGTCTTATCAAAAAGCTGCTGACCAGGTTAAGCAGGAAATTATTCGTTCCGCACAGGCCAAAACAGAAATGCTTAGTCTGCAGATAAATCAAATGCTGGATATGGAGAAGGATAACGCAGCACAGATGGCTGCGGGTATGACTTCAAACGATATCATTAATAAATCCCCTGCACTTCAAAGGCAGATGGATCGGATGTCTCAGAGTCATAAGGAATTGGGTGTACTCACCGCAGGTGCGGAAGATGGCAGCTGGATGAAATCTCCAGAATCCGAGGAACAGAATTATGATCCTCGAGAACGTTCATGGTATACGATGGGCATGTCTCAGGATGAGCCTGTAATTTCAGATACATTCCAATCGGCTTCGACGGGTGAATGGGTTGTGACCGCGGCGGTCAAGCTGGCTGATGGCAAAGGGGTATTCGGGGCCAATGTCAGTCTCAATCATCTGAAAGAATCCGTAGATCAGATACGTATCGGTAAAGCAGGAAAATTGTACATGCTGGATAACGGGGGTAAATTCCTGTTCCACTACAATATTGAATCCGGTACACAGTCGGATGAAAGCTACATTAATGAGATGTATACGAAGGAAAGTGGAACGGTGAAGTATACATATGATGGTCACGAAGTGGAAGCTGTGTATTTCACCAATCCGGTTACAGGCTGGAAAATTGTTGGCGAGATGGTTCCTTCGGAAGCAACTGAAGCCGTAATGCCTATTTTGATTCGTTCCATTACAATTGTGGCATCTGCATTGGTTATTGGGCTGATTCTGCTTGTTTTCATTATTCGCAGCATTCATCGGCCATTACTGCAATTAACACAGGCAGCATCGAAAGTAAGTGCCGGGGATCTCACCGTTCGGGTAGGTTTGCAGCGCCGGGATGAGTTCGGACTGCTTGGAGAAAGCTTCGACACGATGACGACTTCACTGCGTAATGTGCTTGGAGAGGTACATGATACGTCCAGCCAGCTGGCGGCATCTTCGGAAGAGCTGATGGCAAGTTCGGAGCAGACATCGAAAGCCACAGAACAGGTGGCTGAACTGATGCAGGATGCAGCTGCAGGAACGACTTTGCAGAACAATAGTCTTGCTGCTACAGGTCAACTCGTGGGCGAAATGTCCATTGGAGTCAAAGAGATCTCATCAAGTGCTGAAGACACCGCTCGTATCGCTCTGGATGCTTCCACCAAGTCGGAAGCGGGCATGGTGACAGTGGAAGAAGCGGTTACCCATATTCAGCAGGTGAATGACGAGAGCAAAGCCATGTCTGTGGTCATTGAGGATCTGCGCGCGAAAAATGAAGAGATTCTGGTGATTGTGGCCGAGATTACGGCTATTGCCAAGCAGACGAACATTCTCGCATTGAATGCATCCATTGAAGCTTCAAGAGCTGGTGAGCAAGGGCGTGGATTCGCGGTTGTAGCCAACGAAGTGAAGACACTGGCTCACAGTTCAGGCGCTTCAGCTGAGCGGATTAATGAGCTTATGCATGAGATGCAGGAGAAAACCAATGCGGTGCAATCCACTTTTGCCCGTACGGGAGAAGGTATGGTGAAGAGTTCGCAGATGATTACAGAGGCAGGCGAAGCATTTAATAACATTCGTACTGCGGTACAGTTGGTGGCTGCACAAGCTGGAGAAGTATCCGCGGCTTCCCGTCAGATTGATGGTGGCATGAGTCATGTCAACAAGGCAGTAAGTGATACCATGGTTCTGTCGGACAGAATTGCCTCTGGAACGGAAGACGGATCAGCGGCGGCTCAAGAGCAGTTGGCTACAATGGAAGAGGTTGCAGCTTCTTCGGCAGCATTGTCACGTATGGCTGAAGATCTGCAAAGCATGATTGAACGGTTTAAGTTGTAA
- a CDS encoding serine hydrolase — translation MQQPVSTVYSSMFRILLAFILCAGPILGQVGITASASQATQAVHIEVNGEQQSWKNAPLIIKGSTFVPLRDVVTSVKGTLKWDNHTKIATITVGRDKLVHQAGSNSIKVNQVNLATGVNSRTINGTLMVPVRAMANAIKADIKVQRTATGQMSVNMFTDQVSLLNSEVASVDTYLREINYPGMALIARDGEVLLRQGYGLADEQTLNRPDQKTRIASLSKSFTAASILSLVEDGKINVQDPISKYISGIPKGDQITLHMLLSQTSGLPSAFGRSEGTSMEETVEEIRQKTLKFEPGSAYLYSNSGYVLLAYVVEQVSGMSYADYVQQTILKPLGMKNSGEASRKVHTISGFVQQDNAWVTAPYYVSQSGSGTIYSTVDDMLRWDRALYTDKILSQDTIEQMYEPYSDKNYGYAWILKENGTNRTVFHNGSGGGFATAFSRNLSDDITIILLGNHAGMDMTSLLDEVETKTAAALQLQ, via the coding sequence ATGCAACAACCTGTTTCCACGGTATATTCATCCATGTTTCGTATCCTGTTAGCGTTCATCCTGTGCGCAGGCCCGATTCTGGGACAAGTCGGTATCACGGCATCCGCATCGCAGGCAACGCAAGCAGTTCACATTGAAGTGAATGGTGAGCAACAATCCTGGAAGAACGCACCACTTATCATCAAAGGCTCAACGTTTGTTCCATTGCGGGATGTAGTGACATCCGTTAAAGGCACGTTGAAATGGGACAATCACACCAAAATAGCTACCATTACCGTTGGCAGAGACAAGCTGGTCCATCAGGCTGGCAGCAACTCCATTAAGGTAAACCAGGTTAATCTCGCTACAGGTGTGAATTCACGTACCATTAATGGTACGTTGATGGTGCCTGTCCGGGCCATGGCTAATGCAATTAAGGCAGATATCAAGGTCCAACGTACAGCTACGGGTCAGATGAGTGTGAATATGTTCACGGATCAAGTCAGCCTGCTGAACAGTGAAGTTGCCAGCGTAGATACGTATCTGCGCGAGATCAACTATCCAGGTATGGCACTGATTGCCCGCGATGGTGAAGTTCTGCTAAGACAAGGCTACGGACTTGCCGATGAACAGACGCTGAATCGCCCGGATCAGAAGACCCGGATCGCATCTCTGAGCAAATCCTTCACGGCCGCGTCCATTCTGAGTCTGGTGGAGGATGGTAAGATTAATGTGCAAGATCCAATCTCCAAGTATATCTCTGGTATACCAAAGGGAGATCAGATCACGCTGCATATGCTGTTATCCCAGACTTCAGGTCTGCCATCCGCATTTGGTCGGAGTGAAGGAACTTCTATGGAAGAGACTGTAGAAGAAATTCGTCAAAAAACGCTGAAGTTTGAACCGGGGAGTGCCTATCTATACAGCAACAGCGGTTATGTTTTGCTTGCATACGTCGTTGAACAGGTATCCGGCATGAGTTATGCCGACTACGTGCAACAGACGATATTGAAACCACTTGGCATGAAGAATTCGGGAGAGGCTTCCCGTAAAGTGCACACGATTAGTGGTTTTGTTCAACAAGATAACGCATGGGTAACTGCCCCTTATTATGTTTCCCAATCCGGATCAGGAACCATCTATTCCACGGTGGACGATATGCTGAGATGGGATCGTGCGCTGTATACGGACAAGATTCTAAGCCAGGATACGATTGAACAGATGTATGAGCCTTACTCCGATAAAAACTACGGCTACGCGTGGATTCTCAAAGAGAATGGAACCAACCGCACCGTCTTCCACAACGGTAGTGGTGGCGGGTTTGCTACAGCCTTTTCACGTAATCTGTCCGATGATATCACCATTATCCTGCTTGGCAACCACGCGGGTATGGACATGACTTCACTTTTGGATGAAGTTGAAACCAAAACAGCAGCAGCACTGCAATTGCAATAA
- a CDS encoding AzlD domain-containing protein: protein MEVRWDVFWIIMGSALLTFIPRVLPLMLFSKIQIPVWLLRWLEYVPVAVMAALIGQELFMSDNQLVPITQNAALWASLPTIAVAIWTRSLLGTVLVGIVAMMILRYWIG from the coding sequence ATGGAAGTAAGATGGGATGTATTCTGGATTATTATGGGGTCAGCGCTGTTAACATTTATTCCGCGTGTACTGCCACTGATGCTGTTCAGCAAGATACAGATTCCGGTGTGGTTGTTACGCTGGCTGGAGTATGTACCTGTAGCGGTCATGGCAGCACTGATTGGTCAGGAACTGTTCATGTCGGACAACCAGTTAGTGCCGATTACGCAAAATGCAGCTCTGTGGGCATCTCTGCCTACGATTGCAGTAGCGATTTGGACACGCAGTCTGCTGGGAACCGTATTGGTTGGTATTGTGGCTATGATGATACTGCGATATTGGATCGGATAA
- a CDS encoding exo-beta-N-acetylmuramidase NamZ domain-containing protein has product MGRLNGSEQIPAVKTGVDLLSRGLSHPWLTGARIGLITNPTGITADFVSTIDVCTGLSNAELTALYACEHGLDGELQAGVRFGDMRHPRLDIPVFSLYGDHKKPTPAMLAGVDTVLFDIQDVGIRYYTYVSTLLYMMEVCAGAGKRMLILDRPNPLGGNVVEGGVLNAGYESLVGAWRVPVRTGLTVGELALMVNSEMDVPCELDVVVMEGWQRSMEFADCGLPWMLPSPNMPTLDSVRVYAGTCLFEGTNVSEGRGTTRPFEWIGAPWVEGERLAERFREYKLEGVHVHPVYMSPTFSKHAGELCGGVRIFVTDSRKFRAVETGLVLLHELVSLYPEQFCWLEPPEPGSRYFIDLLAGGKAVRETIHDHAEFIRLMDAWNVQAAEWKERRKPFLLYP; this is encoded by the coding sequence ATGGGCCGGTTGAATGGAAGCGAGCAGATTCCGGCTGTAAAAACGGGAGTTGACCTTCTGTCGAGAGGGTTATCGCATCCATGGTTAACAGGTGCTCGAATCGGTCTAATTACGAATCCGACTGGAATTACAGCGGATTTTGTATCGACCATAGATGTGTGCACAGGACTGTCTAATGCCGAGCTTACAGCGCTCTACGCCTGTGAGCACGGACTGGATGGAGAACTTCAGGCGGGTGTCAGATTCGGAGACATGCGTCATCCGCGTCTGGACATTCCGGTGTTCAGCCTGTATGGAGATCACAAGAAGCCTACGCCTGCAATGCTGGCTGGAGTCGATACGGTCCTGTTTGACATTCAGGATGTGGGCATCCGTTATTACACGTATGTCTCAACCTTGCTCTATATGATGGAGGTCTGCGCTGGAGCAGGCAAACGTATGCTGATTCTGGACCGTCCCAATCCACTGGGTGGAAACGTTGTGGAAGGCGGTGTACTGAACGCGGGATATGAATCACTCGTTGGCGCTTGGCGTGTCCCTGTACGTACCGGATTGACGGTAGGTGAACTCGCCCTGATGGTCAACAGCGAGATGGATGTACCTTGCGAATTGGACGTAGTTGTGATGGAAGGTTGGCAGCGTTCCATGGAGTTTGCGGATTGTGGTCTTCCCTGGATGTTACCCTCTCCGAATATGCCCACGCTGGACAGTGTGCGGGTATATGCGGGTACGTGCCTGTTCGAAGGCACTAATGTATCGGAGGGCAGGGGCACGACCCGCCCATTCGAGTGGATTGGGGCACCCTGGGTTGAGGGTGAACGTTTGGCGGAACGATTTCGGGAATACAAGCTGGAAGGTGTACATGTGCATCCAGTGTACATGTCCCCAACATTCTCCAAACATGCAGGTGAGCTGTGTGGTGGTGTAAGGATTTTTGTAACGGACAGCAGGAAATTCCGGGCGGTAGAGACGGGGCTAGTGCTATTGCATGAACTGGTTTCACTCTATCCGGAGCAATTCTGCTGGCTGGAGCCACCAGAGCCGGGTTCGAGGTACTTTATCGACCTGTTGGCAGGGGGGAAGGCAGTCAGGGAAACCATTCATGACCATGCGGAATTCATTCGTTTAATGGATGCGTGGAATGTACAGGCAGCAGAATGGAAGGAGCGGCGAAAGCCATTTTTGTTATATCCATAA
- a CDS encoding DUF2087 domain-containing protein, protein MKSSESWLQTASLEEIKRGYMEEGPAYICVCCGYRTESGIIYPEEGVLYEAARYMRVHIEKVHGSVFEYLLELDKSVTGLSDVQRGLLSQFYEGKKDAEVQKTLGIGSASTIRNHRFVLKEKERQAKIFLALMELLKSKDTQSPAEWVSPVTRHEHTIHPNSFDITEQDREKVLNKFFPEGTSGPLTTFHMQQKHKYIVLTEIAKRFETERQYSEKQVNELLKEVHDDYVEIRRYLIDYGLLERESDGSQYWVGSRAYQQSAGDGKQERKEKREQEKMNRRKELQEQAKEVKTEAGVYQIRNERNDKVYIDSTLNLKTINGQRFMLQMGSHLNRRLQAEWNEYGENAFVIEVLETLKQDDNPYYDPKDALAKCLNRWFEQLEPYGDQGYHGDKKQSAE, encoded by the coding sequence ATGAAATCATCGGAATCCTGGTTGCAAACCGCTTCATTGGAAGAGATCAAGCGTGGTTATATGGAGGAGGGTCCCGCCTATATATGTGTCTGTTGCGGATACAGGACGGAATCGGGGATTATCTACCCCGAAGAAGGAGTGCTCTATGAAGCAGCCCGTTATATGCGAGTGCATATTGAGAAGGTTCATGGGTCGGTATTTGAGTATTTACTGGAGTTGGATAAAAGCGTAACCGGATTGTCTGATGTCCAGCGGGGCTTGTTGTCACAATTCTATGAAGGCAAGAAGGATGCTGAAGTACAGAAGACCCTTGGCATCGGGAGTGCTTCCACGATTCGGAATCATCGGTTTGTATTGAAGGAGAAGGAACGGCAGGCCAAAATATTCCTGGCATTAATGGAACTCCTCAAAAGCAAGGATACCCAGAGTCCAGCCGAATGGGTGTCGCCGGTGACAAGGCACGAACATACGATCCATCCGAACTCATTTGATATTACAGAACAGGATCGTGAGAAGGTGCTAAACAAGTTTTTTCCGGAAGGCACCAGCGGTCCACTGACGACGTTTCATATGCAACAAAAGCATAAATATATCGTGCTCACCGAAATTGCCAAACGATTCGAGACAGAGCGCCAATATTCCGAAAAACAGGTCAATGAGCTGCTGAAGGAAGTTCATGACGATTACGTGGAAATACGGAGGTATCTCATCGATTATGGTTTGCTGGAACGTGAGTCAGACGGCAGTCAGTATTGGGTGGGAAGCCGCGCATATCAACAGAGCGCCGGAGATGGAAAACAGGAACGTAAAGAAAAGAGGGAGCAGGAGAAGATGAATCGTCGCAAAGAATTGCAGGAACAGGCCAAAGAAGTCAAAACGGAAGCGGGTGTCTACCAGATTCGAAATGAACGTAACGACAAAGTTTATATCGACAGCACACTTAACCTGAAAACCATTAACGGACAACGGTTTATGTTACAGATGGGTAGCCATCTGAATCGAAGGTTGCAGGCTGAATGGAATGAATATGGAGAGAATGCGTTTGTGATCGAAGTGCTGGAGACATTGAAGCAAGATGACAATCCGTATTACGATCCCAAAGATGCACTCGCCAAATGTCTGAATCGCTGGTTTGAACAGTTAGAGCCCTACGGAGATCAAGGGTACCACGGAGATAAAAAGCAATCTGCTGAATAG
- a CDS encoding AzlC family ABC transporter permease, with the protein MEEVRDQATFMQGVKDCIPTLLGYLSIGFAAGVIEMTAGLSLAETALLSLILYAGSAQFIAAGMLASNGSAVAIMFTIFFVNLRHLLLSAAVSPYFRHLTPLKNMWIGSLLTDESFGVAMTRAIGRERLSERWMHGLNITAYLNWFVANMAGAYFGRWITNPERLGLDYALPAMFIGLVVLQLVHRKNKKIHINVAIIAVVCVIFASMASLGSMSVIVAAVIAATMGVFMERWK; encoded by the coding sequence ATGGAAGAGGTCCGGGATCAAGCTACATTCATGCAGGGGGTCAAAGATTGTATCCCAACCCTGCTTGGTTATTTGAGTATTGGCTTTGCGGCGGGTGTCATTGAAATGACCGCAGGTCTGAGTCTGGCGGAAACAGCTCTGCTCAGCTTGATTTTATATGCAGGATCGGCTCAGTTCATTGCAGCAGGCATGCTCGCATCGAATGGGTCAGCAGTAGCTATCATGTTCACCATATTTTTTGTGAATCTTCGTCATTTGCTGCTCAGCGCAGCTGTATCACCGTATTTTCGGCATCTGACCCCGCTTAAAAATATGTGGATCGGTTCATTGCTTACGGATGAGTCTTTCGGTGTGGCGATGACACGTGCGATTGGCAGGGAAAGGCTCAGTGAACGCTGGATGCACGGTCTGAATATTACCGCATATCTGAACTGGTTCGTGGCTAATATGGCGGGAGCGTACTTTGGACGCTGGATCACCAATCCGGAACGACTGGGCCTGGATTATGCCCTGCCAGCGATGTTTATCGGACTGGTTGTACTCCAGTTGGTGCATCGTAAAAACAAAAAAATACACATTAATGTGGCGATCATCGCTGTGGTCTGTGTAATCTTCGCCAGCATGGCTTCACTAGGCAGCATGAGTGTCATTGTGGCTGCGGTCATTGCGGCAACGATGGGAGTGTTCATGGAACGATGGAAGTAA
- a CDS encoding methyl-accepting chemotaxis protein codes for MKKNRKQGVKRTMQMREKLILSFAIVLLIPTISLGIISFQTADAKVEEKMYENAISSVTVLNQTIDQIIGATRKNVDFLASQLDAGNVGPNQGDETDTIRTLLDAYKETHDDVELASIGTDQGVYINSPVTAVNKEGYDPRERPWYQAATENKDVPTVITPYLSSNTGNVVASVAQTSADGHGVVSVSLSLEALSKTVNSTKIGEKGYIYIIDNANKIIVHPTEKPGTEGTMAPYKDIFAQKNGSLTYTLNGNQEHAFFSTNETTGWTVVGVIDSGEVTASVRPILYTTLIVVAIAIAVSSVIIFWIVQSITKPLNRLVKASDEISNGNLTIEVAVLGQDEFGKLSTSFNKMSESLRTVIQDVRHTADELTASSTQLAVNSSETTKATEQVALITEESAAGLEKQTSSLKHTALQMNELAGGVGQVTNSTQQVSEAAMQASELADKGNATMQTAVSEMSSVSRFVQGMADTAGRLGQHSTSIGEMVSVITDIAAQTNLLALNASIEAARAGEHGRGFSVVASEVRKLAEQSSLSGQKIVEMVGAIQQEISLANHNVQIGQQDVSNGIRAVQFADEAFAQISEAVGVVNHQLENIAAASQQMSASTAEVVQSIDQIHAISETNADGTENISAATEEQVASMQEISSSADSLAHLAHKLQKLVEQFKL; via the coding sequence ATGAAAAAAAATCGTAAACAAGGGGTCAAAAGAACAATGCAGATGAGAGAGAAACTGATTTTGTCATTTGCCATTGTATTGCTCATTCCAACCATTAGTCTCGGCATTATCTCTTTCCAAACAGCCGATGCCAAGGTTGAAGAGAAAATGTATGAGAACGCGATCAGCAGTGTTACTGTGCTCAACCAGACCATTGACCAGATCATTGGTGCAACACGCAAAAATGTTGATTTCCTGGCAAGTCAGCTGGACGCAGGTAATGTCGGACCCAATCAGGGTGACGAAACAGATACCATCCGAACCTTGCTCGACGCTTATAAGGAAACGCATGATGACGTGGAACTTGCCTCCATCGGTACCGATCAGGGCGTGTATATTAACTCCCCTGTAACTGCGGTGAACAAAGAAGGATATGACCCGCGCGAACGCCCGTGGTATCAGGCTGCTACGGAGAACAAAGATGTCCCTACCGTAATCACCCCCTACTTATCAAGCAATACCGGCAATGTTGTTGCTTCGGTAGCTCAGACCTCAGCGGATGGCCATGGTGTCGTCTCTGTCAGCCTGTCGCTTGAAGCCCTCTCGAAGACGGTTAACTCCACGAAGATTGGCGAGAAGGGTTATATCTATATTATTGATAATGCCAATAAAATCATTGTACATCCTACCGAAAAACCGGGGACCGAAGGAACCATGGCACCCTATAAAGACATTTTTGCACAGAAAAACGGAAGTCTGACCTATACACTAAATGGAAATCAGGAACACGCCTTTTTCTCCACCAATGAAACGACGGGCTGGACCGTGGTTGGTGTCATCGACAGTGGGGAAGTGACGGCTTCTGTCCGTCCGATTCTATACACCACACTTATTGTTGTAGCGATTGCAATTGCGGTAAGCTCCGTCATTATTTTCTGGATCGTGCAATCCATCACCAAACCACTGAACCGCTTGGTGAAGGCATCTGACGAAATTAGTAATGGTAATCTGACCATCGAGGTTGCTGTATTAGGACAGGATGAATTCGGCAAGCTGAGCACCAGCTTCAATAAGATGAGCGAATCCCTGCGAACCGTTATTCAGGACGTGCGACACACGGCTGACGAGTTAACCGCCTCATCCACACAATTGGCAGTCAACTCATCGGAGACAACCAAAGCAACTGAGCAAGTCGCCCTGATCACGGAAGAATCCGCAGCTGGACTTGAGAAACAAACCAGCAGCCTGAAACATACGGCACTACAGATGAATGAGCTTGCTGGAGGTGTAGGACAGGTAACGAACAGCACACAGCAAGTATCCGAAGCTGCCATGCAAGCAAGTGAGCTCGCGGATAAAGGGAATGCAACCATGCAGACGGCCGTATCCGAGATGAGTTCCGTGAGTCGCTTTGTGCAAGGTATGGCAGATACTGCTGGACGACTTGGACAGCATTCCACATCCATTGGTGAGATGGTATCTGTCATTACAGATATCGCTGCACAAACCAATTTGCTTGCTCTCAATGCTTCTATTGAAGCAGCACGTGCAGGTGAGCATGGACGTGGCTTCTCCGTTGTTGCCAGCGAAGTCCGCAAGCTGGCAGAACAATCCAGCCTTTCAGGCCAGAAGATTGTAGAGATGGTCGGAGCGATTCAACAGGAGATTTCATTGGCCAATCACAATGTACAGATCGGGCAACAGGATGTAAGCAACGGCATTCGTGCCGTTCAGTTTGCAGATGAAGCTTTTGCCCAGATTAGTGAGGCTGTTGGGGTCGTCAATCATCAGCTTGAGAACATTGCAGCCGCCTCACAACAGATGTCTGCAAGTACAGCCGAAGTGGTGCAATCCATTGATCAGATCCACGCCATATCTGAAACCAATGCCGATGGAACGGAGAACATCTCCGCTGCTACGGAGGAGCAAGTGGCTTCCATGCAGGAGATATCATCCTCTGCTGATTCCCTTGCCCATCTGGCCCACAAGCTGCAGAAGCTGGTGGAACAATTCAAGCTGTAA
- the nagZ gene encoding beta-N-acetylhexosaminidase, protein MSGPKELYQSHLKQMTLREKVGQMLLCGFHGTEAAGDVEPFLRKYPTGGVIYFARNVESPEQVERLSSGLQQIAKSSGNVPLWISIDQEGGMVARITEGIALMPGPMAIAAAGSIDDAYQAAYISGLELKSMGINMNFAPVLDVNNNAANPVIGVRSFGESPQSVAEYGARTIVGIQDAGIAATAKHFPGHGDTDTDSHLDLPIITHNRDRVERLELIPFRAAIAEGVDAMMSAHIYFPALEPERLPVTLSHSVLSGLLRQELGYEGMIVTDCMEMDAIAVNYGTVDAAVMAVEAGADLVLISHTAKLQAEAFEALLAAVASGRISERRIDESVTRLLMYKAKRGLLESGMGGAGDDEVNSVFSNAPSLHSSKDLSHSSGSERNSSLHQEVARRISENSITLVRDQLNMLPMKPERTLVITVATSVTTIADEQLSQTFTLGSALSKYGLDVVDRVVTPEEVAIRSARLLQAAEEDGVRQIVVGTYNAGSPSGDPQCRLIGWLQQLGKPLAVVALRSPYDLLAIPDAQVYVADYESRLLAMDSVAQALMGRIPFAGKLPVTLKQTDDERADVS, encoded by the coding sequence ATGAGTGGGCCAAAAGAGTTATACCAGTCTCATCTGAAACAGATGACCTTGCGCGAGAAAGTTGGACAAATGCTGCTTTGCGGCTTTCATGGCACTGAAGCTGCTGGCGATGTGGAACCCTTTCTTCGAAAGTATCCAACCGGTGGCGTGATCTATTTTGCACGCAACGTTGAGTCGCCAGAGCAGGTAGAGCGGTTATCGTCAGGGTTACAACAGATTGCTAAAAGCAGCGGTAATGTGCCGCTCTGGATATCCATTGATCAGGAGGGCGGCATGGTTGCACGAATTACCGAAGGAATCGCTTTGATGCCTGGACCAATGGCTATTGCCGCTGCTGGTTCCATTGACGATGCGTATCAGGCGGCATATATCAGTGGGTTGGAGCTGAAATCCATGGGCATTAATATGAACTTTGCTCCGGTATTGGATGTGAACAATAACGCGGCAAATCCGGTCATTGGTGTACGATCATTCGGCGAATCTCCACAATCCGTTGCAGAATATGGGGCCAGAACCATTGTGGGGATACAGGACGCCGGGATTGCAGCGACAGCCAAGCACTTCCCGGGGCATGGGGATACGGACACCGATTCTCATCTGGACCTGCCGATCATCACTCATAATCGTGATCGGGTAGAGCGCCTGGAGTTGATTCCCTTCCGAGCCGCCATCGCCGAAGGTGTCGATGCCATGATGTCGGCGCATATTTATTTCCCTGCACTGGAGCCAGAGCGTCTGCCCGTAACGCTATCGCACAGCGTATTAAGCGGTCTGCTTCGCCAGGAACTGGGTTATGAGGGCATGATCGTGACAGATTGCATGGAGATGGATGCCATTGCTGTGAACTATGGCACGGTCGATGCAGCTGTGATGGCGGTAGAGGCCGGAGCGGATCTGGTGTTAATTAGCCATACGGCTAAACTTCAGGCAGAGGCATTTGAAGCGTTGCTAGCAGCTGTGGCGAGCGGGCGGATTAGCGAAAGGCGTATTGACGAGTCGGTAACCCGCTTGCTGATGTACAAGGCGAAACGTGGTTTGTTGGAGAGTGGAATGGGCGGTGCAGGTGATGATGAAGTGAATAGTGTATTCTCAAATGCACCCTCCCTGCATTCATCAAAGGATCTTTCACATTCCAGCGGGTCTGAGCGCAACAGTTCATTACACCAAGAGGTTGCCCGCCGAATTAGCGAGAACAGTATCACGCTGGTACGCGATCAGCTGAATATGCTGCCTATGAAGCCGGAACGCACACTGGTGATAACGGTCGCCACGTCCGTGACGACGATTGCAGATGAACAGCTGAGTCAGACGTTCACCTTGGGCTCAGCTTTATCCAAGTATGGTCTGGATGTTGTTGATCGGGTGGTTACGCCCGAGGAAGTTGCCATTCGTTCCGCACGTCTGCTTCAAGCTGCGGAAGAGGATGGCGTTCGACAGATTGTGGTAGGCACCTACAATGCGGGAAGCCCTTCAGGTGATCCACAGTGCCGACTAATCGGCTGGTTGCAGCAACTGGGCAAGCCATTGGCAGTTGTGGCACTGCGAAGTCCCTATGATCTGCTCGCAATTCCGGATGCCCAAGTCTATGTAGCGGATTACGAGAGCCGACTACTTGCCATGGATAGCGTCGCTCAGGCGCTGATGGGGCGCATTCCTTTTGCTGGGAAACTTCCTGTAACATTAAAGCAGACAGATGATGAAAGAGCGGATGTCTCCTAG